A portion of the Symphalangus syndactylus isolate Jambi chromosome 13, NHGRI_mSymSyn1-v2.1_pri, whole genome shotgun sequence genome contains these proteins:
- the LOC129460708 gene encoding killer cell immunoglobulin-like receptor 3DL3 isoform X1: MSLMVVSMLWVGFFFLQGAWPHVGGQDKPFLSAWPSTVVSQGEHVALQCHCRLGFNKFSLSKEDGMPVPELYNRVFWKSFLMGPVTPAHAGTYRCRGFHPHSPTRCSAPSNPVVIMVTGVHRKPSLLAHPGPLVKSGEMVILQCWSDTRFERFLLHREGITEDPLRLVGELHDVGSQANYSMGPMTPALAGTYRCFGSVTHLPYELSAPSDPLDIVIIGLYEKPSLSAQPGPTVQAGENVTLSCSSRISYDMYHLSREGEARELRLPAVPRVKATFQADFPLGPVIHGGNYRCFGSFRALPHAWSHPSDPLPVSVTGEKTPCLSHKTKPGCKGNSRQLHVLIGTSVVIVPFAILLFFLLHRWCSNKKNAAVMDQEPAGHRTGNREDSDDQDPQEVTYAQLDHRVFTQRKITRPSQRPKAPPTDTIVYTELPDAEPRSKVVSCPRAAQSALRGSSRETTALSQTRLASSHVPAAGI, translated from the exons ATGTCGCTCATGGTCGTCAGCATGTTGTGGGTTG GGTTCTTCTTCCTGCAGGGGGCCTGGCCACATGTGG GTGGTCAGGACAAGCCCTTCCTCTCTGCCTGGCCCAGCACTGTGGTGTCTCAAGGAGAACACGTAGCTCTTCAGTGTCACTGTCGTCTTGGGTTTAACAAATTCAGTCTGTCCAAGGAAGACGGGATGCCTGTCCCTGAGCTCTACAACAGAGTATTCTGGAAGAGCTTCCTCATGGGCCCTGTGACCCCAGCACACGCAGGGACCTACAGATGTCGGGGTTTTCACCCACACTCCCCCACTAGGTGTTCGGCACCCAGCAACCCCGTGGTGATCATGGTCACAG GAGTCCACAGAAAACCTTCTCTCCTGGCCCACCCAGGTCCCCTGGTGAAATCAGGAGAGATGGTCATCCTGCAATGTTGGTCAGATACCAGGTTTGAGCGCTTCCTTCTGCACAGAGAGGGGATTACTGAGGACCCCTTGCGCCTTGTTGGAGAGCTCCACGATGTGGGTTCCCAGGCCAACTATTCCATGGGTCCCATGACACCTGCCCTTGCAGGGACCTACAGGTGCTTTGGTTCTGTCACTCACTTACCCTATGAGTTGTCAGCTCCCAGTGACCCTCTGGACATCGTGATCATAG GTCTATATGAGAAACCTTCTCTCTCAGCCCAGCCAGGCCCCACGGTTCAGGCAGGAGAGAATGTGACCTTGTCCTGCAGCTCCCGAATCTCCTATGACATGTACCATCTATCCAGGGAGGGGGAGGCCCGTGAACTTAGGCTCCCTGCAGTGCCGAGGGTCAAGGCAACATTCCAGGCTGACTTCCCTCTGGGCCCTGTGATCCACGGAGGGAACTACAGATGCTTTGGCTCTTTCCGTGCCCTGCCCCACGCGTGGTCACACCCGAGTGACCCACTGCCCGTTTCTGTCACAGGTGAGAAAACACCCTGCTTGTCCCAT aagacaaagcCTGGGTGTAAGG GTAACTCCAGACAACTGCACGTTCTGATTGGGACCTCAGTGGTCATCGTCCCCTTTGctatcctcctcttctttctccttcatcGCTGGTGCTCCAACAAAAAGA ATGCTGCTGTAATGGACCAAGAGCCTGCGGGGCACAGAACAGGGAACAGGGAG GACTCTGATGATCAAGACCCTCAGGAGGTGACATACGCACAGTTGGATCACCGCGTTTTCACACAGAGAAAAATCACTCGCCCTTCTCAGAGGCCCAAGGCACCCCCAACAGATACCATCGTGTACACAGAACTTCCAGATGCTGAGCCCAGATCCAAAGTTGTCTCCTGCCCACGAGCAGCACAGTCAGCCTTGAGGGGGTCCTCTAGGGAGACAACAGCCCTGTCTCAAACCCGGCTTGCCAGCTCCCATGTACCAGCAGCTGGAATCTGA
- the LOC129460708 gene encoding killer cell immunoglobulin-like receptor 3DL3 isoform X2 → MSLMVVSMLWVGFFFLQGAWPHVGGQDKPFLSAWPSTVVSQGEHVALQCHCRLGFNKFSLSKEDGMPVPELYNRVFWKSFLMGPVTPAHAGTYRCRGFHPHSPTRCSAPSNPVVIMVTGVHRKPSLLAHPGPLVKSGEMVILQCWSDTRFERFLLHREGITEDPLRLVGELHDVGSQANYSMGPMTPALAGTYRCFGSVTHLPYELSAPSDPLDIVIIGLYEKPSLSAQPGPTVQAGENVTLSCSSRISYDMYHLSREGEARELRLPAVPRVKATFQADFPLGPVIHGGNYRCFGSFRALPHAWSHPSDPLPVSVTGNSRQLHVLIGTSVVIVPFAILLFFLLHRWCSNKKNAAVMDQEPAGHRTGNREDSDDQDPQEVTYAQLDHRVFTQRKITRPSQRPKAPPTDTIVYTELPDAEPRSKVVSCPRAAQSALRGSSRETTALSQTRLASSHVPAAGI, encoded by the exons ATGTCGCTCATGGTCGTCAGCATGTTGTGGGTTG GGTTCTTCTTCCTGCAGGGGGCCTGGCCACATGTGG GTGGTCAGGACAAGCCCTTCCTCTCTGCCTGGCCCAGCACTGTGGTGTCTCAAGGAGAACACGTAGCTCTTCAGTGTCACTGTCGTCTTGGGTTTAACAAATTCAGTCTGTCCAAGGAAGACGGGATGCCTGTCCCTGAGCTCTACAACAGAGTATTCTGGAAGAGCTTCCTCATGGGCCCTGTGACCCCAGCACACGCAGGGACCTACAGATGTCGGGGTTTTCACCCACACTCCCCCACTAGGTGTTCGGCACCCAGCAACCCCGTGGTGATCATGGTCACAG GAGTCCACAGAAAACCTTCTCTCCTGGCCCACCCAGGTCCCCTGGTGAAATCAGGAGAGATGGTCATCCTGCAATGTTGGTCAGATACCAGGTTTGAGCGCTTCCTTCTGCACAGAGAGGGGATTACTGAGGACCCCTTGCGCCTTGTTGGAGAGCTCCACGATGTGGGTTCCCAGGCCAACTATTCCATGGGTCCCATGACACCTGCCCTTGCAGGGACCTACAGGTGCTTTGGTTCTGTCACTCACTTACCCTATGAGTTGTCAGCTCCCAGTGACCCTCTGGACATCGTGATCATAG GTCTATATGAGAAACCTTCTCTCTCAGCCCAGCCAGGCCCCACGGTTCAGGCAGGAGAGAATGTGACCTTGTCCTGCAGCTCCCGAATCTCCTATGACATGTACCATCTATCCAGGGAGGGGGAGGCCCGTGAACTTAGGCTCCCTGCAGTGCCGAGGGTCAAGGCAACATTCCAGGCTGACTTCCCTCTGGGCCCTGTGATCCACGGAGGGAACTACAGATGCTTTGGCTCTTTCCGTGCCCTGCCCCACGCGTGGTCACACCCGAGTGACCCACTGCCCGTTTCTGTCACAG GTAACTCCAGACAACTGCACGTTCTGATTGGGACCTCAGTGGTCATCGTCCCCTTTGctatcctcctcttctttctccttcatcGCTGGTGCTCCAACAAAAAGA ATGCTGCTGTAATGGACCAAGAGCCTGCGGGGCACAGAACAGGGAACAGGGAG GACTCTGATGATCAAGACCCTCAGGAGGTGACATACGCACAGTTGGATCACCGCGTTTTCACACAGAGAAAAATCACTCGCCCTTCTCAGAGGCCCAAGGCACCCCCAACAGATACCATCGTGTACACAGAACTTCCAGATGCTGAGCCCAGATCCAAAGTTGTCTCCTGCCCACGAGCAGCACAGTCAGCCTTGAGGGGGTCCTCTAGGGAGACAACAGCCCTGTCTCAAACCCGGCTTGCCAGCTCCCATGTACCAGCAGCTGGAATCTGA
- the LOC129460708 gene encoding killer cell immunoglobulin-like receptor 3DL3 isoform X3 — protein sequence MSLMVVSMLWVGFFFLQGAWPHVGGQDKPFLSAWPSTVVSQGEHVALQCHCRLGFNKFSLSKEDGMPVPELYNRVFWKSFLMGPVTPAHAGTYRCRGFHPHSPTRCSAPSNPVVIMVTGVHRKPSLLAHPGPLVKSGEMVILQCWSDTRFERFLLHREGITEDPLRLVGELHDVGSQANYSMGPMTPALAGTYRCFGSVTHLPYELSAPSDPLDIVIIGLYEKPSLSAQPGPTVQAGENVTLSCSSRISYDMYHLSREGEARELRLPAVPRVKATFQADFPLGPVIHGGNYRCFGSFRALPHAWSHPSDPLPVSVTDAAVMDQEPAGHRTGNREDSDDQDPQEVTYAQLDHRVFTQRKITRPSQRPKAPPTDTIVYTELPDAEPRSKVVSCPRAAQSALRGSSRETTALSQTRLASSHVPAAGI from the exons ATGTCGCTCATGGTCGTCAGCATGTTGTGGGTTG GGTTCTTCTTCCTGCAGGGGGCCTGGCCACATGTGG GTGGTCAGGACAAGCCCTTCCTCTCTGCCTGGCCCAGCACTGTGGTGTCTCAAGGAGAACACGTAGCTCTTCAGTGTCACTGTCGTCTTGGGTTTAACAAATTCAGTCTGTCCAAGGAAGACGGGATGCCTGTCCCTGAGCTCTACAACAGAGTATTCTGGAAGAGCTTCCTCATGGGCCCTGTGACCCCAGCACACGCAGGGACCTACAGATGTCGGGGTTTTCACCCACACTCCCCCACTAGGTGTTCGGCACCCAGCAACCCCGTGGTGATCATGGTCACAG GAGTCCACAGAAAACCTTCTCTCCTGGCCCACCCAGGTCCCCTGGTGAAATCAGGAGAGATGGTCATCCTGCAATGTTGGTCAGATACCAGGTTTGAGCGCTTCCTTCTGCACAGAGAGGGGATTACTGAGGACCCCTTGCGCCTTGTTGGAGAGCTCCACGATGTGGGTTCCCAGGCCAACTATTCCATGGGTCCCATGACACCTGCCCTTGCAGGGACCTACAGGTGCTTTGGTTCTGTCACTCACTTACCCTATGAGTTGTCAGCTCCCAGTGACCCTCTGGACATCGTGATCATAG GTCTATATGAGAAACCTTCTCTCTCAGCCCAGCCAGGCCCCACGGTTCAGGCAGGAGAGAATGTGACCTTGTCCTGCAGCTCCCGAATCTCCTATGACATGTACCATCTATCCAGGGAGGGGGAGGCCCGTGAACTTAGGCTCCCTGCAGTGCCGAGGGTCAAGGCAACATTCCAGGCTGACTTCCCTCTGGGCCCTGTGATCCACGGAGGGAACTACAGATGCTTTGGCTCTTTCCGTGCCCTGCCCCACGCGTGGTCACACCCGAGTGACCCACTGCCCGTTTCTGTCACAG ATGCTGCTGTAATGGACCAAGAGCCTGCGGGGCACAGAACAGGGAACAGGGAG GACTCTGATGATCAAGACCCTCAGGAGGTGACATACGCACAGTTGGATCACCGCGTTTTCACACAGAGAAAAATCACTCGCCCTTCTCAGAGGCCCAAGGCACCCCCAACAGATACCATCGTGTACACAGAACTTCCAGATGCTGAGCCCAGATCCAAAGTTGTCTCCTGCCCACGAGCAGCACAGTCAGCCTTGAGGGGGTCCTCTAGGGAGACAACAGCCCTGTCTCAAACCCGGCTTGCCAGCTCCCATGTACCAGCAGCTGGAATCTGA